In one window of Vicia villosa cultivar HV-30 ecotype Madison, WI unplaced genomic scaffold, Vvil1.0 ctg.001162F_1_1_3, whole genome shotgun sequence DNA:
- the LOC131633679 gene encoding histone H4: MSGRGKGGKGLGKGGAKRHRKVLRDNIQGITKPAIRRLARRGGVKRISGLIYEETRGVLKIFLENVIRDAVTYTEHARRKTVTAMDVVYALKRQGRTLYGFGG; the protein is encoded by the coding sequence ATGTCAGGCCGTGGAAAGGGAGGTAAGGGACTAGGAAAGGGAGGTGCAAAGAGGCACAGGAAGGTTCTTCGTGATAACATCCAAGGTATCACAAAGCCTGCTATTCGTCGATTGGCAAGAAGAGGTGGTGTGAAGAGAATCAGTGGTCTGATCTATGAAGAAACCAGAGGTGTTCTCAAGATCTTTTTGGAGAATGTGATTCGTGATGCTGTTACATACACTGAGCACGCTAGGAGGAAGACTGTTACAGCTATGGATGTTGTTTATGCTCTCAAGAGACAAGGAAGAACTCTCTACGGTTTCGGAGGCTGA